From Synoicihabitans lomoniglobus, the proteins below share one genomic window:
- a CDS encoding arylsulfatase: MMFSPASRRFPFLIVLAYFALLVAASAATEGRSPNVVLILTDDQGWGDVGYNGNPSLRTPNLDRLARQSTSLDQFTTYPSCAPTRAGLLTGRHCYRTGVTEVLGGNFMMHADEITLAELMRDAGYATGIFGKWHLGPNYPLRPNDQGFQEVLVHKGGGIGQPAGPAGNTYYDPVLEHNGVSERTEGYCDDVFAEATIDFIRENADQPFLAYYSTPLPHFPLVVPDELADPYRKMGLHEHNALTYGMIASVDRNVGRIMDTLEELDLEEDTIVIFLSDNGPRTRRTKNDKYPDRYVGGLRGTKTSVYENGIRVPFLIRWPGKFAAGRKLETLTGHIDVMPTLAEACGFPLPTDRAIDGISMLPLLRGETDAWPDRRLFYQLHAGPEPFRYVHFAVRTDRYKLISPDDNPHVVYDPPSERRIKAMLNSLELYDLQEDPSEINNIAAQHPEIVDRLLEDYEAWFDDVTGQRDYSHQALTLLGTPAQPTTVLSRFDNRSWRLATEGSDWGDMHTVNGGHWDVRTPEPGTYRVKLDFEAKDADGVATIKFAGQAWTKPFRAGVKSLEFEAVDLPAATDSLRIFLKTGRYAESVAYAELQRVR; this comes from the coding sequence ATGATGTTTTCCCCTGCTTCGCGACGGTTCCCCTTCCTGATCGTCCTCGCTTATTTTGCTTTGCTCGTCGCGGCGAGCGCGGCGACCGAAGGCAGATCCCCCAATGTGGTGTTGATCCTCACCGACGATCAGGGCTGGGGCGACGTCGGCTACAACGGCAATCCTTCGTTGCGCACGCCCAACCTCGATCGATTGGCCAGGCAAAGCACGAGTTTGGACCAGTTCACCACCTACCCGAGTTGCGCGCCGACGCGGGCGGGGTTGCTGACGGGACGGCATTGTTATCGCACGGGCGTGACCGAAGTGTTGGGCGGCAACTTCATGATGCACGCCGACGAAATCACGTTGGCCGAGCTGATGCGCGACGCGGGTTACGCCACCGGCATTTTTGGCAAATGGCACTTGGGCCCCAATTACCCGCTGCGTCCCAATGACCAGGGCTTTCAGGAGGTGCTGGTGCACAAAGGCGGCGGCATCGGCCAACCCGCCGGCCCGGCGGGTAACACCTATTACGATCCCGTGCTGGAGCACAATGGCGTGTCTGAACGCACGGAAGGTTACTGCGACGACGTGTTCGCGGAGGCGACCATCGACTTTATTCGCGAGAATGCGGACCAGCCGTTTTTGGCCTACTACTCCACACCCTTGCCGCACTTCCCTTTGGTCGTGCCGGATGAACTCGCCGATCCGTATCGGAAAATGGGACTACACGAACACAATGCGCTGACCTACGGCATGATCGCATCCGTGGATCGCAATGTCGGGCGTATCATGGACACGTTGGAGGAACTTGATTTGGAGGAGGATACGATCGTGATTTTCCTTTCCGACAACGGACCCCGCACGCGCCGGACCAAGAATGACAAATATCCCGACCGCTACGTCGGCGGCCTGCGCGGCACGAAGACCAGTGTTTATGAAAACGGCATCCGCGTGCCGTTTCTGATTCGGTGGCCGGGCAAGTTTGCCGCGGGCCGCAAGCTCGAAACGCTGACCGGCCATATCGACGTCATGCCGACGTTGGCCGAAGCGTGCGGATTCCCGCTGCCGACGGACCGGGCGATTGACGGTATTTCCATGCTGCCACTGCTGCGTGGAGAGACCGATGCGTGGCCGGATCGCCGTTTGTTTTATCAACTGCACGCCGGACCAGAGCCGTTTCGCTACGTGCATTTCGCGGTGCGCACCGATCGCTACAAGTTGATCTCGCCGGATGACAATCCTCACGTCGTTTACGACCCGCCGTCCGAGCGTCGCATCAAGGCGATGTTGAACTCACTTGAGCTCTACGACCTGCAGGAGGACCCGAGTGAAATCAACAACATCGCCGCGCAACACCCCGAGATCGTCGACCGGTTGCTGGAAGATTACGAAGCCTGGTTCGACGATGTCACCGGTCAGCGCGACTACTCGCATCAGGCGCTCACCTTGCTCGGCACGCCCGCGCAGCCGACCACGGTCTTGTCGCGTTTTGACAACCGCAGCTGGCGCCTCGCCACGGAAGGATCCGACTGGGGCGACATGCATACGGTCAACGGCGGGCATTGGGACGTGCGCACGCCCGAGCCGGGCACCTACCGCGTAAAACTGGATTTTGAGGCCAAGGATGCCGATGGCGTCGCCACCATCAAATTTGCCGGACAAGCGTGGACCAAGCCATTCCGCGCGGGAGTCAAGAGCCTGGAGTTTGAGGCCGTCGATCTGCCGGCGGCGACCGACTCATTGCGCATCTTTCTCAAAACCGGCCGTTACGCGGAGAGCGTCGCCTACGCCGAGTTGCAACGTGTCCGCTGA
- a CDS encoding mandelate racemase/muconate lactonizing enzyme family protein: MKIAQVICQILRNPSVIGKTASCQDSLLVRIRTEDGTEGFGEADSSPEVVKAVIDAPFSHNIACGLRQVLIGENPMEIDRLWEKMYQSTLYYGRSGVTITAMAAIDMALWDLLGKLLQQPIHRLLGGKRHDRFRAYASILFGADGAATGDIGRKQIDAGYTAVKFGWEPMGESEAKDRELVAGARAGLGDDAILLIDAGCVWDERTALQRAHMFSDYNIGWLEEPLRPDNVEGYRWLRDRSPVPIAAGEEECGRDSFRPLLENRALDIYQIDLARNGFTDAVYLRQRIAEIGARPCNHCYTSPVTLAASLHWLSTCRDAFLFEDCVEEEPLRQKLTHERVQATDGFITVPDGPGLGVTLNEAFISSVLVDQSE, from the coding sequence ATGAAAATCGCCCAAGTTATCTGCCAGATATTACGTAACCCTTCCGTCATCGGGAAGACCGCCAGCTGCCAGGATTCGCTGCTGGTCCGTATTCGCACCGAGGACGGCACGGAGGGCTTCGGTGAAGCCGATTCCTCGCCCGAAGTGGTGAAGGCGGTGATCGACGCGCCGTTCTCGCACAACATCGCCTGTGGCCTGCGCCAAGTGCTGATCGGGGAGAATCCAATGGAAATCGATCGCCTGTGGGAGAAGATGTATCAGTCGACGCTCTACTACGGTCGTAGTGGCGTCACCATTACCGCGATGGCGGCGATCGACATGGCGTTGTGGGATCTGCTGGGCAAGTTGCTGCAGCAGCCGATTCACCGCCTGCTCGGCGGTAAACGTCACGATCGCTTTCGGGCCTACGCCTCGATTCTGTTCGGAGCGGACGGAGCCGCCACGGGTGACATCGGCCGCAAACAAATCGACGCCGGTTACACGGCGGTGAAATTTGGTTGGGAACCGATGGGCGAGTCGGAAGCGAAGGATCGCGAGTTGGTGGCGGGCGCTCGCGCCGGTTTGGGCGACGATGCCATTCTGCTAATCGACGCGGGTTGTGTATGGGACGAACGCACCGCCTTGCAGCGCGCACACATGTTTTCCGACTACAACATCGGTTGGTTGGAGGAGCCGCTGCGGCCCGACAATGTGGAAGGTTATCGCTGGCTGCGTGATCGTTCGCCGGTGCCGATCGCGGCGGGCGAGGAAGAGTGCGGCCGCGATTCCTTTCGACCTCTGCTCGAAAATCGAGCGCTCGACATTTATCAAATCGATCTCGCGCGCAACGGCTTCACGGACGCGGTCTACCTGCGGCAACGCATCGCGGAAATCGGCGCGCGGCCGTGCAACCATTGTTACACCAGCCCGGTGACATTAGCCGCGAGTCTGCATTGGTTGAGCACCTGCCGCGATGCCTTCCTTTTCGAGGACTGCGTCGAAGAAGAACCGCTGCGGCAAAAGCTCACTCATGAG
- a CDS encoding TIM barrel protein: protein MSASASRCSRGRRLSRWLSMSLLLVAPALARPELGLQSWTCREMPFDDMVAFAAEQGITRVALYRAHIDPAAPSNVNASKFKVMRAAGIEPYTMYSAMGRNEDEDRQMFALAKLGGMKFLVVEPRDQSKWSELLATAKRQDLKLAVHNHWLETPYGDPATVHALLDQYPDLYVCLDIGWVTAAGFDAAEIFRSYGDRVVDLHFKDKTVQVGAEGKNTWVDQLPGEGDVNFAGVFKAIRETGWSGTMAIETDSADFAKDPRELVQRSINFFNAHWNGSGMPLGFDYTRDDGALPEQWPAGIGAPDRQTIEQESRALREELTQLRERLPAVDTADAEIYLNQALWALRFESSLSASQVALVTEALATGRERATALGEGKAPWRQDTGRILRGHRSAIDGSAQIYGVVVPENYDGKRPVRLDVVLHGSIPSTGGAAQLGFSNWFRRFGMGWRAPDADYIEVYPLGRVTNGYRFAGEADIFEAIEAVSREYNIDRDRVMLRGFSMGASGTWHVGLKNPDRFAALGPYMGYVDTRFFAEGEGNARLIRVGALPDHEERVLPTMDAVSYAANAGLIPVVAAMGERDPGVRNHAFMGLAMAKEELQMINLVAPGAGHRVALTTHREQVKLMNELAGEGTDRMRPEVRFVTYSLRYNRAYWVKLLGLNQHDARSEIVARATAPNEVTISRLQNITAFALAADRLDSRQPRVVLPGRTIELDRNLLHPDHGWVLQRTSKGWAQVAELPPAEAGAWRKRPGLQGPIDDAFTTPFLAVRGTGTPWHPAVAAAAEAELQRFAYQWSRYWVGEVPVKDDRDVTAEDIRTKNLILFGDPGSNAVLASMVAALPLGWTRETVAMNDQRYAADEHLPVLIHPNPLAGGADRYVVLNSGHTFGEAASSSVAYLNYARLGDWAVRHLGQSAPVAVGHFDEAWSY, encoded by the coding sequence ATGAGCGCCTCCGCTTCACGTTGCTCGCGGGGACGTCGGCTATCGCGTTGGCTGTCGATGAGCTTGCTATTGGTCGCGCCTGCGTTGGCTCGGCCGGAACTGGGCCTGCAAAGTTGGACCTGTCGCGAGATGCCTTTTGACGACATGGTGGCCTTTGCGGCGGAGCAGGGGATTACGCGGGTCGCGCTTTATCGCGCTCATATTGACCCGGCGGCCCCAAGCAACGTCAACGCGTCCAAGTTCAAAGTGATGCGGGCGGCGGGCATTGAACCTTACACGATGTATTCGGCCATGGGCCGCAACGAGGATGAGGATCGGCAGATGTTCGCGTTGGCCAAGTTGGGCGGGATGAAATTTCTGGTGGTCGAGCCGCGCGATCAATCGAAGTGGTCCGAGCTCCTGGCGACGGCCAAACGCCAGGACCTGAAGTTGGCGGTGCACAACCACTGGCTCGAAACGCCCTACGGCGATCCTGCGACGGTGCACGCGCTGTTGGATCAATACCCGGATCTTTACGTGTGCCTCGACATCGGCTGGGTCACGGCGGCCGGGTTCGACGCGGCTGAGATTTTCCGCTCCTACGGGGACCGCGTGGTCGACCTGCATTTCAAGGACAAAACCGTGCAAGTCGGGGCCGAGGGGAAAAATACGTGGGTCGACCAGCTGCCCGGGGAGGGCGACGTCAATTTTGCCGGGGTGTTCAAAGCGATTCGGGAAACGGGATGGTCGGGGACGATGGCGATCGAGACGGACAGTGCCGACTTTGCGAAGGATCCGCGCGAGCTGGTGCAACGCTCCATCAATTTCTTCAACGCCCACTGGAATGGGTCGGGCATGCCGCTGGGTTTTGACTACACGCGAGATGACGGCGCGTTGCCGGAGCAGTGGCCGGCCGGGATCGGCGCGCCGGATCGCCAAACAATCGAACAGGAATCGCGGGCCTTGCGCGAGGAACTGACACAACTGCGCGAGCGCCTCCCGGCCGTCGACACAGCGGATGCGGAGATCTACCTCAACCAGGCGCTGTGGGCGTTGCGTTTTGAATCCAGTCTGTCCGCGTCCCAAGTTGCATTGGTGACGGAGGCGTTGGCGACCGGTCGTGAGCGAGCGACGGCGTTGGGGGAGGGCAAGGCTCCATGGCGGCAGGACACCGGTCGTATTTTGCGCGGGCACCGTTCGGCCATCGACGGGTCCGCGCAGATTTACGGGGTGGTGGTGCCGGAGAATTACGACGGCAAGCGTCCGGTCCGTTTGGACGTGGTGCTGCACGGCAGCATTCCCTCGACCGGAGGCGCGGCGCAGCTGGGATTCAGTAATTGGTTTCGCCGATTTGGCATGGGGTGGCGGGCGCCCGACGCGGATTACATTGAAGTCTACCCGTTGGGGCGCGTGACCAACGGCTACCGCTTTGCGGGGGAAGCCGACATTTTTGAGGCAATCGAAGCGGTAAGTCGGGAATATAACATCGACCGTGACCGGGTCATGTTGCGCGGCTTTTCCATGGGTGCCTCGGGCACGTGGCACGTGGGACTTAAAAACCCGGATCGATTCGCGGCGCTGGGGCCGTATATGGGTTATGTGGATACACGCTTCTTTGCGGAAGGGGAGGGCAATGCCCGCCTGATCCGGGTGGGCGCGTTGCCGGACCACGAGGAACGGGTGCTGCCCACCATGGATGCGGTGAGTTACGCCGCCAACGCCGGGTTGATACCGGTGGTCGCGGCCATGGGCGAGAGAGATCCGGGCGTGCGCAACCATGCGTTCATGGGATTGGCCATGGCGAAGGAGGAACTGCAGATGATCAATTTGGTGGCGCCCGGCGCGGGTCATCGGGTGGCGTTGACCACGCATCGCGAACAGGTGAAATTGATGAACGAACTCGCGGGCGAGGGAACGGATCGGATGCGGCCGGAAGTGCGTTTTGTGACCTACTCCCTGCGTTACAATCGCGCCTATTGGGTGAAGTTGCTCGGGCTGAATCAACACGATGCGCGGTCTGAGATCGTGGCCCGCGCGACCGCGCCGAACGAAGTTACCATCTCGCGCCTGCAAAATATCACTGCATTCGCTTTGGCGGCCGACCGCCTGGACTCGCGGCAGCCGCGGGTGGTGCTGCCGGGGCGAACCATCGAGCTGGATCGCAACCTTCTGCATCCGGACCACGGCTGGGTTTTGCAGCGCACATCAAAAGGGTGGGCGCAAGTGGCGGAGTTACCTCCGGCGGAGGCGGGCGCCTGGCGTAAACGACCCGGGCTACAGGGCCCGATCGATGATGCGTTCACCACTCCATTTCTGGCCGTGCGCGGCACCGGCACGCCGTGGCATCCGGCCGTGGCGGCGGCGGCTGAAGCCGAATTGCAACGTTTCGCGTATCAATGGAGTCGTTACTGGGTGGGGGAGGTTCCGGTGAAAGATGACCGGGATGTGACGGCGGAGGATATTCGCACCAAAAATTTGATTCTTTTCGGCGACCCCGGCAGCAACGCGGTGCTGGCGAGCATGGTGGCGGCTCTCCCTTTGGGGTGGACGCGGGAAACGGTTGCGATGAATGATCAACGCTACGCCGCCGACGAACATCTGCCGGTATTGATTCATCCCAACCCGTTGGCCGGAGGAGCTGATCGCTACGTGGTATTGAACAGCGGTCACACGTTTGGCGAAGCCGCGTCATCGTCGGTGGCCTACTTGAACTATGCGCGGCTGGGGGATTGGGCCGTGCGACATTTGGGCCAGTCCGCTCCGGTGGCGGTGGGGCATTTCGACGAAGCCTGGAGTTACTGA